One region of Cyanobium sp. M30B3 genomic DNA includes:
- a CDS encoding PAS domain-containing sensor histidine kinase: protein MNPQPGPQAVQAGAPERAARWQELSENIPVGLYVMRSRPDLSETFLFASRAWLAMVDLELEDLQANPHLAIAAVHPDDREDLRRHNVEALSAGTPFLWHGRLLVRGEVSWVRIQSTPTREADGCLLWEGVMIDISDLKQREQELQQQQQELHRILAHLPIPVGSSRVEGEQRFEYLNRCFSETFGHDLGSVESVADWMRQAYPHPLRRRFYSERWQRDLAAALRGDGRIPARDYRVTCRDGSRRDVWLSAVVLDDLLVAAFLDITERRRAELALALARRRGRRQRRQQQAELERKLQSSLTAAAMVHEIQQPLSTLLIGAQLALASIEQAADPTSAQLRGLLAAQRDQARQLLQTTEKMRTLLRNVQTPHLPVNLSEVVESALLFLRRTLLGAGITVDSRATQAPCWVAGDGAQLQIVVVNLLRNAQQALQAAATVQPHIAVALRRTGEALELAVEDNGPGLPPELVAANALSSGQAGGKGVGLYVVNTTMENHGGSLRLGRSPLGGAAMTLRFPALPTPPDDPPAG, encoded by the coding sequence GTGAATCCCCAGCCTGGACCGCAGGCCGTCCAGGCTGGCGCTCCCGAGCGGGCAGCCCGCTGGCAGGAGCTGAGCGAGAACATTCCGGTGGGCCTCTATGTGATGCGCAGCCGGCCGGATCTCAGCGAAACCTTTCTGTTCGCCAGCCGGGCATGGCTGGCGATGGTGGATCTGGAGCTCGAGGACCTTCAGGCCAACCCGCACCTGGCGATTGCAGCGGTGCACCCCGACGACCGGGAGGACCTGCGCCGGCACAACGTGGAGGCGCTCTCGGCCGGCACGCCGTTCCTCTGGCACGGCCGCCTGCTGGTGCGCGGCGAGGTGAGCTGGGTGCGCATCCAGTCGACCCCTACACGGGAGGCCGACGGCTGCCTCCTGTGGGAGGGGGTGATGATCGACATCAGCGACCTCAAACAGCGCGAGCAGGAGCTGCAGCAGCAGCAGCAGGAACTGCACCGCATCCTCGCCCACCTGCCGATTCCCGTGGGCAGCAGCCGGGTGGAGGGAGAGCAGAGGTTTGAGTATCTGAATCGCTGCTTCAGCGAAACCTTCGGCCACGACCTGGGCAGCGTGGAGAGCGTTGCCGACTGGATGAGGCAGGCCTATCCCCATCCGCTGCGCCGCCGTTTCTACAGCGAGCGCTGGCAGCGAGACCTGGCCGCCGCTCTGCGGGGCGATGGCCGGATTCCTGCCCGGGACTACCGCGTGACCTGCCGGGATGGCAGCCGTCGCGATGTGTGGCTCAGTGCCGTGGTGCTGGACGATCTGCTGGTGGCGGCATTCCTGGACATCACCGAGCGCAGGCGGGCGGAGCTGGCCCTGGCCCTGGCCAGGCGCCGGGGACGGCGGCAGCGCCGGCAGCAGCAGGCTGAGCTGGAGCGCAAGCTCCAATCCAGCCTCACGGCGGCCGCCATGGTGCATGAGATTCAGCAGCCCCTCAGCACCCTGTTGATCGGAGCACAGCTGGCCCTCGCCAGCATCGAGCAGGCTGCCGACCCGACCTCCGCCCAGCTGCGCGGTCTGCTGGCCGCCCAGCGCGACCAGGCGCGGCAGTTGCTGCAGACCACCGAAAAGATGCGCACCCTGCTGCGCAACGTGCAGACCCCGCACCTGCCGGTGAATCTCAGCGAAGTGGTGGAGAGTGCCCTGTTGTTCCTGCGCCGCACGCTCCTGGGTGCCGGGATCACCGTTGACTCCCGGGCCACGCAGGCCCCCTGTTGGGTGGCCGGCGATGGGGCCCAGCTGCAGATCGTGGTGGTCAACCTGCTGCGCAATGCCCAGCAGGCCCTGCAGGCGGCGGCCACGGTCCAGCCCCACATCGCCGTGGCCCTGCGGCGCACTGGCGAGGCCCTGGAACTGGCGGTGGAGGACAACGGCCCGGGCCTGCCACCTGAGCTGGTCGCCGCCAACGCCTTGTCCAGCGGCCAGGCCGGGGGGAAGGGTGTGGGCCTCTACGTGGTGAACACCACCATGGAGAACCATGGCGGCAGCCTGCGTCTGGGCCGCTCGCCCCTGGGTGGGGCAGCGATGACGCTGCGCTTTCCGGCGTTGCCCACTCCCCCCGACGACCCGCCAGCCGGATGA
- a CDS encoding NAD(P)H-quinone oxidoreductase subunit N, with product MPLLLSGRGFRQELERAGALALFAPLEGGAETRLLRRLRAHGYRAQISSARGLGDPEAYLLQLHGVRPPHLGHQSVGRGAAVGEVLRVMPQLGALLEGEAPIVLWLLEGQVLSSAELTSLVNLSQREPRLKLVVEMGGARALRWQPLAELV from the coding sequence ATGCCCCTGCTGCTCTCCGGCCGCGGTTTTCGCCAGGAGCTTGAGCGGGCTGGGGCCCTGGCCCTGTTTGCCCCGCTCGAGGGTGGGGCTGAAACCCGGCTGCTGCGCCGCTTGCGGGCCCATGGCTACCGGGCCCAGATCAGCTCGGCGCGGGGCCTGGGTGATCCGGAGGCCTACCTGTTGCAGCTCCATGGCGTCCGCCCCCCCCACCTGGGTCACCAGAGCGTGGGCCGCGGCGCAGCCGTGGGTGAGGTGCTGCGGGTGATGCCCCAGCTCGGGGCCCTGCTGGAGGGTGAGGCACCCATCGTGCTCTGGCTGCTGGAGGGCCAGGTGCTCTCGTCCGCCGAGCTCACCTCCCTGGTGAATCTCAGCCAGCGCGAACCCCGTCTCAAGCTGGTGGTGGAGATGGGCGGCGCGCGGGCGCTGCGCTGGCAGCCCCTGGCCGAACTGGTGTGA
- the rplC gene encoding 50S ribosomal protein L3 has protein sequence MSIGILGKKLGMSQFFDDEGRSIPVTLIEAGPCRITQLKSTSTDGYNAVQLGFGEVRQKLVNKPAQGHLAKSGDEPLRHLKEYRVDNLDGLELGGSVTVTAFETGQKVDVSGDTMGRGFAGYQKRHGFSRGPMSHGSKNHREPGSTGAGTTPGRIYPGKRMAGRYGGKQITTRGLTILKVDAERNLLVVKGSVPGKPGALLNIRPANRVGAKPAN, from the coding sequence ATGTCCATCGGCATCCTTGGGAAGAAACTGGGCATGTCCCAGTTCTTCGACGACGAGGGCAGGTCCATCCCGGTCACCCTGATCGAGGCCGGTCCCTGCCGCATCACCCAGCTCAAATCCACCAGCACCGACGGCTACAACGCCGTGCAGCTCGGCTTCGGCGAGGTGCGCCAGAAGCTCGTCAACAAGCCGGCCCAGGGTCATCTGGCCAAGTCCGGCGACGAGCCCCTGCGCCACCTCAAGGAATACCGGGTCGACAACCTTGACGGGCTCGAGCTGGGTGGCTCTGTCACCGTGACCGCCTTCGAGACAGGCCAGAAGGTGGATGTGAGTGGCGACACGATGGGCCGCGGCTTCGCCGGCTATCAGAAACGCCACGGGTTCAGCCGGGGGCCCATGTCCCACGGTTCAAAGAACCACCGGGAGCCCGGCTCCACCGGCGCCGGCACCACCCCAGGCCGGATCTACCCCGGCAAGCGCATGGCCGGCCGCTATGGCGGCAAGCAGATCACCACCCGGGGGCTCACCATCCTCAAGGTGGATGCCGAGCGCAACCTGCTGGTGGTCAAGGGCTCGGTGCCCGGCAAGCCCGGCGCCCTGCTCAACATCCGCCCGGCCAACCGGGTGGGCGCCAAGCCGGCCAACTGA
- the rplD gene encoding 50S ribosomal protein L4 — translation MANCVIHDWQGKEAGKASLDLKVAKESSATDLVHRAVVRQLAHARQGTASTLTRAEVAGGGRKPYKQKGTGRARQGSIRTPLRPGGGVVFGPKPRSYTLAMNRKERRLALRTALMSRINDLVVVKGFGSGLDTPKTRDIVAGLGRLGIQPQAKVLVVLDNPSEVVRKSVRNLEKVKLIAADQLNVFDLLHANSLVVSDEALAKIQEVYGDG, via the coding sequence ATGGCTAACTGTGTGATTCACGACTGGCAGGGCAAGGAGGCCGGCAAGGCCAGCCTCGACCTGAAGGTCGCCAAGGAGAGCTCCGCCACCGACCTGGTGCACCGCGCCGTGGTGCGGCAACTGGCCCACGCCCGGCAGGGAACGGCCAGCACCCTCACCCGCGCCGAGGTCGCCGGCGGCGGTCGCAAGCCCTACAAGCAGAAAGGCACCGGCCGAGCCCGCCAGGGTTCGATCCGTACCCCCCTGCGGCCCGGCGGCGGTGTGGTGTTCGGGCCCAAGCCCCGCAGCTACACCCTGGCGATGAACCGCAAGGAGCGTCGCCTGGCCCTGCGCACCGCCCTGATGAGCCGGATCAATGATCTGGTGGTGGTGAAGGGCTTCGGATCCGGGCTGGACACCCCGAAGACCAGGGACATCGTGGCCGGCCTGGGCCGCCTCGGCATCCAGCCACAAGCCAAGGTGCTCGTGGTGCTGGACAACCCCTCGGAGGTGGTGCGCAAGTCCGTGCGCAACCTCGAAAAAGTGAAGCTGATCGCCGCTGATCAGCTCAACGTGTTCGACCTGCTCCACGCCAACTCCCTGGTGGTGAGCGACGAGGCACTCGCGAAGATTCAGGAGGTCTACGGCGATGGCTGA
- a CDS encoding 50S ribosomal protein L23, producing MAERFAGRLADVIRRPLITEKATRALELNQYTFEVDHRAAKPDIKAAVEELFDVKVVGVSTMNPPRRTRRVGRFAGKRAQVKKAVVRLAEGNAIQLFPES from the coding sequence ATGGCTGAACGTTTTGCAGGCCGGCTCGCGGATGTGATCCGCCGGCCGCTGATCACCGAGAAGGCCACCCGTGCCCTCGAGCTGAACCAATACACCTTTGAGGTGGATCACCGGGCCGCCAAGCCCGACATCAAGGCGGCCGTCGAAGAGCTCTTCGACGTCAAGGTGGTGGGTGTCAGCACCATGAATCCGCCGCGCCGCACGCGCCGCGTCGGTCGCTTTGCCGGCAAGCGCGCCCAGGTGAAAAAGGCCGTGGTGCGCCTGGCCGAGGGCAACGCCATCCAGCTGTTCCCTGAGTCCTGA
- the rplB gene encoding 50S ribosomal protein L2 — protein sequence MAIRNYRPITPGTRTRVASNFAEVSGRERIKGLVVAKHRHKGRNNRGVITCRHRGGGHKRLYRIVDFRRDKHGVVAKVAAIHYDPHRNARLALLFYADGEKRYILAPAGIEIGQQVVSGPDSPIETGNALPLSAIPLGSSVHNVELYAGRGGQMVRTAGASAQVMAKEGDYVALKLPSTEVRLVRRECYATLGEVGNSEVRNTSLGKAGRKRWLGRRPEVRGSVMNPCDHPHGGGEGRAPIGRSGPVTPWGKPALGLKTRKRNKPSNRFVLRKRRRTSKRSRGGRDS from the coding sequence ATGGCAATCCGTAACTACCGCCCCATCACACCCGGCACCCGCACCCGCGTCGCCAGCAATTTCGCTGAGGTGAGCGGCCGCGAGCGCATCAAGGGCCTGGTGGTGGCCAAGCACCGTCACAAGGGCCGCAACAACCGCGGCGTGATCACCTGCCGCCACCGCGGCGGTGGCCACAAGCGCCTCTATCGAATCGTCGACTTCCGTCGCGACAAGCACGGCGTGGTGGCGAAGGTGGCCGCCATCCACTACGACCCCCATCGCAACGCCCGCCTGGCCCTGCTCTTCTACGCCGATGGCGAGAAGCGCTACATCCTTGCCCCGGCAGGCATTGAGATCGGCCAGCAGGTGGTGTCCGGTCCCGATTCACCGATCGAAACCGGCAACGCCCTCCCCCTTTCCGCCATCCCCCTGGGCTCCAGCGTTCACAACGTGGAGCTGTATGCCGGCCGTGGTGGCCAGATGGTGCGCACCGCCGGCGCCAGCGCCCAGGTGATGGCCAAGGAAGGCGACTACGTCGCCCTCAAGCTGCCCTCCACCGAGGTGCGCCTGGTGCGCCGTGAGTGCTACGCCACCCTGGGCGAGGTGGGCAATTCCGAGGTGCGCAACACCAGCCTGGGCAAGGCCGGCCGCAAACGCTGGCTGGGCCGTCGGCCCGAGGTGCGCGGCTCGGTGATGAACCCCTGCGACCACCCCCACGGTGGTGGTGAGGGTCGGGCGCCGATCGGCCGCTCCGGTCCGGTTACCCCCTGGGGCAAGCCGGCCCTGGGCCTGAAAACCCGTAAGCGGAACAAACCGAGCAACCGGTTTGTGCTCCGGAAACGTCGCCGCACCTCCAAGCGGAGCCGTGGCGGACGCGATTCCTGA
- the rpsS gene encoding 30S ribosomal protein S19 translates to MGRSLKKGPFVADSLLRKVEKQNAADDKSVIKTWSRASTILPMMIGHTIAVHNGKSHVPVYVTEQMVGHKLGEFAPTRTFRGHIKDKKGGR, encoded by the coding sequence ATGGGACGCTCACTCAAAAAAGGTCCGTTCGTTGCCGACAGCCTGCTCCGCAAGGTTGAAAAGCAGAACGCCGCCGACGACAAATCCGTGATCAAGACCTGGTCGCGGGCTTCCACCATCCTGCCGATGATGATCGGCCACACGATTGCCGTGCACAATGGCAAATCCCACGTGCCCGTCTACGTGACGGAGCAGATGGTGGGCCACAAGCTCGGGGAATTCGCCCCAACCCGCACGTTCCGGGGCCACATCAAGGACAAGAAAGGAGGCCGTTGA
- the rplV gene encoding 50S ribosomal protein L22: MATTTANQAQAHGRFIRGSASKVRRVLDQIRGRSYRDALILLEFMPYRSTGPITKVLRSAVANAEHNLGLDPATLVITQASADMGPSLKRYRPRAQGRAYAIKKQTCHISIAVAPSA, encoded by the coding sequence ATGGCAACTACCACTGCCAATCAGGCCCAGGCCCACGGCCGCTTCATCCGCGGCTCCGCCTCCAAGGTGCGGCGGGTGCTGGATCAGATCCGGGGTCGCAGTTATCGCGACGCCCTGATCCTGCTCGAGTTCATGCCTTACCGCTCCACCGGCCCCATCACCAAGGTGCTGCGCAGCGCGGTGGCCAACGCCGAGCACAATCTGGGTCTGGATCCCGCCACCCTGGTGATCACCCAGGCCAGCGCCGACATGGGGCCCTCCCTGAAGCGCTACCGGCCCCGCGCCCAGGGTCGCGCCTACGCGATCAAGAAACAGACCTGCCACATCAGCATTGCTGTGGCTCCTTCCGCCTGA
- the rpsC gene encoding 30S ribosomal protein S3: MGHKIHPTGLRLGITQEHRSRWYAPSKTYPTLLQEDDRIRKFIHKKYGAAGISDVLIARKADQLEVELKTARPGVLVGRQGSGIEELRTGIQNTVGDTNRQVRINVVEVERVDADAFLLAEYIAQQLEKRVAFRRVIRMAVQRAQRAGVLGLKIQVSGRLNGAEIARTEWTREGRVPLHTLRADIDYATKLASTTYGVLGIKVWVFKGEVLPGQKEQVPVGAAPRRRTSRQPQQFEDRSNQE; the protein is encoded by the coding sequence ATGGGACACAAGATCCATCCAACCGGACTGCGCCTGGGGATCACCCAGGAGCACCGGTCCCGCTGGTACGCCCCCAGCAAGACCTATCCGACCCTCCTCCAGGAGGACGACCGGATCCGCAAATTCATCCACAAGAAATACGGCGCTGCCGGTATCTCTGATGTGCTGATCGCCCGCAAGGCCGACCAGCTCGAGGTGGAACTCAAAACCGCCCGCCCGGGTGTGCTGGTCGGCCGCCAGGGCAGTGGGATTGAGGAGCTGCGCACCGGTATCCAGAACACCGTGGGGGATACGAACCGCCAGGTGCGTATCAACGTGGTGGAAGTGGAGCGGGTGGACGCCGACGCCTTCCTGTTGGCCGAGTACATCGCCCAGCAGCTGGAGAAGCGCGTGGCCTTCCGCCGCGTGATCCGCATGGCCGTGCAGCGGGCCCAGCGGGCCGGTGTGCTCGGCCTGAAGATCCAGGTGAGCGGCCGCCTCAACGGCGCCGAGATCGCCCGCACCGAGTGGACCCGCGAAGGCCGTGTGCCCCTGCACACCCTCCGGGCCGACATTGACTACGCCACCAAGCTGGCCAGCACCACCTACGGGGTGCTGGGCATCAAGGTGTGGGTGTTCAAAGGCGAGGTTCTGCCTGGCCAGAAGGAGCAGGTGCCCGTGGGCGCCGCCCCCCGCCGCCGGACCAGCCGGCAGCCCCAACAGTTCGAAGACCGCTCCAACCAGGAGTGA
- the rplP gene encoding 50S ribosomal protein L16, translating into MLSPRRVKFRKQQRGRMRGIATRGNTIAFGEFALQAQECGWITSRQIEASRRAMTRYVKRGGKIWIRIFPDKPVTMRPAETRMGSGKGNPEFWVAVIKPGRILFEMGGADITPEIAKEAMRLAQYKLPMKTKFLSLADQEADQAAEAVATVES; encoded by the coding sequence ATGCTGAGTCCAAGACGCGTCAAATTCCGCAAACAGCAGCGCGGCCGCATGCGCGGCATCGCCACTCGCGGCAACACGATTGCCTTCGGTGAGTTTGCCCTGCAAGCCCAGGAATGTGGCTGGATCACCTCGCGCCAGATCGAGGCCAGTCGCCGGGCGATGACCCGCTACGTGAAGCGGGGCGGCAAGATCTGGATCCGGATCTTCCCCGACAAGCCCGTCACCATGCGCCCGGCGGAAACCCGCATGGGTTCCGGTAAGGGCAACCCGGAGTTCTGGGTGGCGGTGATCAAGCCCGGTCGCATCCTGTTTGAGATGGGCGGTGCCGACATCACCCCCGAGATCGCCAAGGAGGCCATGCGCCTGGCGCAGTACAAGCTGCCCATGAAAACCAAGTTCCTGTCCCTGGCGGATCAGGAAGCCGACCAGGCCGCCGAGGCGGTCGCCACCGTGGAGTCCTGA
- a CDS encoding 50S ribosomal protein L29: MARPSIAETRKLAEGEFAEQINAVRRELFELRFQQATRRLETTHRFKEARIKLAHLLTVQKERQRSGSPAAAST; the protein is encoded by the coding sequence ATGGCTCGTCCCTCGATCGCCGAAACCCGCAAACTCGCCGAAGGCGAGTTTGCCGAGCAGATCAACGCCGTCCGGCGTGAACTGTTCGAACTGCGCTTCCAGCAGGCCACCCGCCGGCTGGAGACCACCCACCGCTTCAAGGAAGCCCGCATCAAGCTGGCCCACCTGCTGACGGTGCAGAAGGAGCGGCAGCGCTCCGGCAGCCCGGCTGCCGCCTCAACCTGA
- the rpsQ gene encoding 30S ribosomal protein S17: MATKERVGVVVSDKMDKTVVVAVENRFPHPIYKKTVSRTKRYKAHDETNNCKVGDQVRITETRPLSRTKRWTVAEVINTSAAN, from the coding sequence ATGGCTACCAAGGAACGGGTCGGCGTCGTCGTCAGCGACAAGATGGACAAAACGGTGGTGGTGGCGGTGGAAAACCGCTTCCCCCATCCCATCTACAAGAAGACGGTGAGCCGCACCAAGCGCTACAAGGCGCATGATGAAACCAACAACTGCAAGGTGGGCGACCAGGTTCGTATCACCGAAACCCGCCCTCTCAGCCGCACCAAGCGCTGGACCGTGGCCGAGGTGATCAACACCTCCGCCGCCAATTGA
- the rplN gene encoding 50S ribosomal protein L14, with amino-acid sequence MIQQETFLNVADNSGAKRIQCIRVLGTNRRYAHVGDVIVAAVKDAMPNMGVKKSDVVKAVVVRTKATLRRETGNSIRFDDNAAVILGTDNNPKGTRVFGPVARELRERNFTKIVSLAPEVI; translated from the coding sequence ATGATTCAACAGGAAACCTTCCTCAACGTCGCTGACAACAGCGGCGCCAAGCGCATCCAGTGCATCCGCGTGCTGGGTACCAACCGTCGCTACGCCCATGTGGGTGATGTGATCGTGGCCGCCGTCAAGGACGCCATGCCCAACATGGGTGTGAAGAAGTCTGATGTGGTCAAGGCCGTGGTGGTACGCACCAAGGCCACCCTGCGTCGCGAAACCGGAAACTCCATCCGCTTCGATGACAACGCGGCGGTGATCCTGGGTACTGACAACAACCCCAAGGGCACCCGCGTATTCGGCCCTGTGGCCCGTGAACTGCGCGAGCGCAACTTCACCAAGATCGTGTCCCTCGCCCCGGAGGTGATCTGA
- the rplX gene encoding 50S ribosomal protein L24: MATATPKAKPAERIKMRIKKGDTVQVIAGKDKGKTGEVLRTLPYENRVVVQGINLRTRHVKPTQEGETGRIVTEEAAVHASNVMLYSTTKKVASRVEIVVDNDGNKKRRLKKTGETLD; this comes from the coding sequence ATGGCTACCGCAACCCCAAAGGCCAAACCAGCCGAGCGCATCAAGATGCGCATCAAAAAAGGCGACACCGTTCAGGTGATTGCCGGCAAGGACAAGGGCAAGACCGGCGAGGTGCTGCGCACCCTGCCCTACGAAAACCGTGTGGTGGTGCAGGGCATCAACCTGCGCACCCGCCACGTGAAGCCCACCCAGGAGGGCGAAACTGGTCGCATCGTCACCGAAGAGGCTGCAGTGCATGCCTCCAACGTGATGCTCTACTCCACCACCAAGAAGGTGGCCAGCCGAGTGGAGATCGTCGTCGACAACGACGGCAATAAAAAGCGGCGGCTGAAGAAGACGGGGGAAACGCTGGATTGA
- the rplE gene encoding 50S ribosomal protein L5 produces MSLKQRYREAIQPKLLKELNLSNIHEVPKVVKVTVNRGLGEAAQNAKALEASIEELANITGQKVVVTRAKKAIAGFKIRQGMPIGVAVTLRGERMYAFLERLIHLALPRIRDFRGVSPKSFDGRGNYTLGIREQIIFPEISFDKIDAIRGMDVTIVTSARNDEEGRALLREMGMPFRSN; encoded by the coding sequence ATGTCACTCAAACAGCGCTACCGGGAGGCCATTCAGCCCAAACTTCTCAAGGAGCTGAATCTCTCCAACATCCACGAAGTCCCCAAGGTGGTGAAAGTCACCGTGAACCGGGGTCTCGGCGAAGCCGCCCAGAACGCCAAGGCGCTGGAGGCCTCCATTGAGGAGCTGGCCAACATCACCGGCCAGAAGGTGGTGGTGACCCGCGCCAAGAAGGCCATTGCCGGCTTCAAGATCCGCCAGGGCATGCCGATCGGCGTGGCTGTCACCCTGCGCGGTGAGCGGATGTATGCCTTCCTGGAGCGCCTGATTCACCTGGCGCTGCCCCGCATCCGTGACTTCCGCGGCGTGAGCCCGAAGAGCTTCGACGGACGCGGGAACTACACCCTGGGGATCCGCGAGCAGATCATCTTCCCCGAGATCTCGTTCGACAAGATCGACGCGATCCGTGGCATGGACGTCACGATCGTCACTTCAGCCCGTAACGACGAAGAGGGCCGGGCCCTCCTCCGCGAGATGGGAATGCCGTTCCGCAGCAACTGA
- the rpsH gene encoding 30S ribosomal protein S8 yields MANHDPISDMLTRIRNASEKRHETTRIPSSRLLRNIANVLQQEGFIAGISEEGDGVKKELVLELKYSGKHRQPTIRSVQRVSKPGLRIYKNTRQLPKVLGGLGVAIISTSRGVMSDRDARKQGVGGEVLCYVY; encoded by the coding sequence ATGGCCAATCACGACCCTATTTCCGACATGCTCACCCGCATTCGCAATGCGAGTGAGAAGCGTCACGAGACCACCCGCATCCCCTCCTCAAGGCTGCTGCGCAACATCGCCAACGTGCTGCAGCAGGAAGGCTTCATCGCCGGCATCAGCGAAGAAGGTGATGGCGTGAAAAAAGAACTGGTGCTTGAGCTCAAGTACAGCGGCAAGCACCGCCAACCCACGATCCGTTCGGTGCAACGCGTCAGCAAGCCTGGCCTGCGCATCTACAAGAACACCCGCCAGCTCCCCAAGGTGCTCGGCGGTCTGGGAGTGGCGATCATCTCCACCTCCAGGGGTGTGATGAGCGACCGCGATGCCCGCAAGCAGGGCGTCGGCGGCGAAGTGCTCTGCTACGTCTATTGA
- the rplF gene encoding 50S ribosomal protein L6, translating to MSRIGKAPIPVPGGVTVTLKGPDVTIKGPKGELSRTLPDGVSIAQEGDTLVVSPDGESRRSRERHGLCRTLVANMVEGVSQGFTRKLEIVGVGYRAAVQGKKLVVSAGYSHQVEMIPPDGVSFTVENNTTVLVSGANKELVGNEAAKVRAIRPPEPYKGKGIKYEGERILRKAGKTGKK from the coding sequence ATGTCACGTATCGGTAAAGCACCCATTCCCGTCCCCGGTGGCGTCACCGTGACCCTCAAGGGTCCCGATGTCACCATCAAGGGTCCCAAGGGAGAACTGAGTCGCACCCTTCCCGACGGGGTGTCCATTGCCCAGGAAGGCGACACCCTGGTGGTGAGCCCGGACGGCGAGAGCCGCCGCTCCCGTGAGCGCCACGGCCTCTGCCGCACGCTGGTGGCCAACATGGTGGAGGGCGTCAGCCAGGGTTTCACCCGCAAGCTGGAGATCGTCGGCGTGGGCTACCGCGCCGCGGTGCAGGGCAAGAAGCTGGTGGTGAGCGCCGGCTACAGCCACCAGGTGGAAATGATTCCCCCGGATGGCGTGAGCTTCACGGTCGAAAACAACACCACCGTGCTGGTGTCCGGGGCCAACAAGGAGCTGGTGGGCAACGAAGCCGCCAAGGTGCGGGCCATTCGTCCTCCCGAGCCCTACAAGGGCAAGGGCATCAAGTACGAGGGCGAGCGCATCCTGCGCAAGGCCGGTAAGACCGGTAAGAAATGA
- the rplR gene encoding 50S ribosomal protein L18 yields the protein MSTLSRKQQTQKRHRRLRRNLTGTASRPRLAVFRSNNHIYAQLIDDDAQSTLCSASTVDKELRADVPTGATCDASVAVGQLVAKRALAKGISQVVFDRGGNLYHGRVKALADAAREAGLQF from the coding sequence ATGTCAACTCTCTCCCGCAAGCAGCAGACCCAGAAACGCCACCGGCGTCTGCGGCGCAATCTCACCGGCACGGCCAGCCGTCCCAGGCTGGCGGTCTTCCGCTCCAACAATCACATCTACGCCCAGCTCATCGACGACGACGCCCAGAGCACCCTGTGCTCGGCGTCGACTGTCGACAAGGAGCTGCGTGCCGATGTGCCGACCGGCGCCACCTGCGATGCCTCCGTGGCCGTAGGTCAGCTGGTCGCCAAGCGTGCCCTGGCCAAGGGCATCTCCCAGGTGGTCTTCGATCGCGGCGGCAACCTGTACCACGGCCGGGTCAAGGCCCTGGCTGACGCCGCCCGGGAAGCGGGCCTTCAGTTCTGA
- the rpsE gene encoding 30S ribosomal protein S5 has protein sequence MTETNDQIQSSGIPAAADVPAAAEGQERRGGRGEGRGDRRGGRGRDNRRGQERDSEWQERVVQIRRVSKTVKGGKKMSFRAIVVVGNEKGQVGVGVGKAGDVIGAVRKGVADGKKHLVKVPLTRHSSIPTVGNGRDGAASVLIRPAAPGTGVIAGGSIRTVLELAGIKNVLAKRLGSKTPLNNARAAMDALAGLRTHKETAKERGISLEQIYS, from the coding sequence ATGACCGAAACCAACGACCAGATCCAGTCCAGCGGCATCCCGGCCGCCGCTGACGTTCCCGCCGCCGCCGAGGGGCAGGAGCGCCGTGGGGGCCGCGGCGAGGGCCGGGGCGACCGCCGCGGTGGCCGTGGCCGCGACAACCGCCGGGGCCAGGAGCGCGACTCCGAGTGGCAGGAGCGCGTGGTGCAGATCCGCCGCGTCTCCAAGACCGTGAAGGGCGGTAAGAAAATGAGCTTCCGGGCCATCGTTGTCGTCGGCAACGAGAAGGGCCAGGTGGGTGTGGGCGTCGGCAAGGCCGGCGACGTGATCGGCGCCGTGCGCAAGGGCGTGGCCGATGGCAAGAAGCACCTGGTCAAGGTGCCCCTCACCCGCCACAGCTCCATCCCCACCGTGGGCAATGGCCGTGACGGCGCAGCCAGCGTGCTGATCCGCCCCGCAGCCCCCGGTACAGGGGTGATCGCCGGCGGTTCGATCCGCACGGTGCTGGAACTGGCTGGCATCAAGAACGTGCTGGCCAAGCGCCTGGGCTCCAAGACCCCCCTCAACAATGCCCGCGCCGCCATGGACGCCCTGGCCGGCCTGCGCACCCACAAGGAGACCGCCAAGGAGCGGGGCATCTCCCTCGAGCAGATCTACTCCTGA